One window from the genome of Hippoglossus hippoglossus isolate fHipHip1 chromosome 6, fHipHip1.pri, whole genome shotgun sequence encodes:
- the LOC117763604 gene encoding neuronal cell adhesion molecule-like isoform X5, whose translation MMERRMDTALLVLLMGHLAAALEVPLDLPQPPTITQQSPKDYIIDPRENIVIHCDAKGKPHPSFSWTRNGTHFDIDEDVNVVMRPHSGTLVVDISREKADHYEGVYQCTARNKHGTAVSHNIVIRQSRSPLWSKERIKQIVVQEGVSLVLPCRPPAGLPPPIIFWMDNNFQRLPQSSRVSQSLNGDLYFSNVLREDSRNDYICYARFPHTQTIQQKQPITVKVLNLEAINDTMAAFYNETDLFSEDPVDERKPTFLIPSGSSSSHTVLRGQVLEMECIAEGLPTPEISWIKLSGDLPTQRMSYLYYQKNLRIVNVSASDAGDYRCSAKNMLGSVHHTIHVSVKASPYWIGGAPRNLVLAPGENGVLTCRASGTPKPSITWAMNGIPIANSPKDLSRKVEEDTIIFTDIQMGSSAVYQCNVSNDHGYLMANAFVNVLSEPPRVLTPANKVYQVIKNHRARIDCAFFGSPIPKITWFKDSRSSTLDGDPYIQHDNGTLEIHTAQARNSGKYTCAARNMLGIYENHVYLEVKEPTRILKQPEYKVVQRGRSVVFECKVKHDPTLVPTMTWLKDDGELPDDERLIVDSDSLTITDVTESDGGVYTCIMNTTLDHDSASAELTVVERPDPPTDLELTDQKKRSVQLTWTPGDEHNSPIQKFLIQYDDSLHHRGHWHNLTEVPGTRTTAHLKLSPYVHYTFRVLALNAMGFSRPSFPSRMFKTEAAAPDENPKDVEGFGTEHDNLVISWKPLTGLQSNGPGLRYRVMWRQKAVESDWTTVTVSNNSRFVVSGTPTFVPYELKVQAVNDHGVGPEPAIARGYSGEDLPVAAPENVQVVVLNSTLAEVHWDPVPHKLIRGHLKGYKVYYWKERSLHKHNPYHMEKLILMFSGNHSHGMVPGLHPFSVYSFNVRVYNGKGEGPVSPTQQFDTPEGVPGAPTSLIVTNSNLDTLTLEWSPPHDRKGRITGYTLKYQPVNNSNELGPVEELALLANETSVTLPNLKYSTRYKFYLNAKTVRGAGPAISQEAVTIVDEALMSLLDVDVGEGSTQSSHPLAQPPPHRLPDEALPVSPFGNVSSSVGEDGPLISWEYWGPEKNVYVEYMVENSEGEQEWQKEPVNGSQNVVLKGLKGGLSYRVRLVAKGHHDQPLHHSEELLVTVPAVASRQVDIATQGWFIGLMCAIALLILILLIICFIQRNKGGKYPVKEKEDAHTDPEFQPMKEDDCTFGEYSDNEDHKPLKGSRTPSNGTVKRDDSDDSLVDYGEGGDGQFNEDGSFIGQYSGKSGSRDTAEGHESSEAPSPINTMNSLNSFV comes from the exons atgatggagaggaggatggacaCAGCTCTGCTGGTGCTGTTAATGGGACACCTCGCTGCGGCGCTGGAGGTCCCACTCGACC TGCCACAGCCACCGACCATAACTCAGCAATCCCCCAAGGATTACATCATCGACCCGCGGGAGAACATAGTAATCCACTGTGATGCGAAGGGGAAGCCTCATCCCAG TTTCTCTTGGACGAGAAACGGGACGCATTTCGACATTGACGAGGACGTCAACGTGGTCATGAGGCCGCACTCCGGGACActggtggtggacatcagcagGGAGAAGGCTGATCACTACGAGGGGGTGTACCAGTGCACAGcgagaaacaaacatggaacTGCTGTTTCCCACAACATAGTCATACGACAGTCCA GATCCCCCTTGTGGTCAAAGGAGAGGATCAAGCAAATCGTCGTTCAGGAGGGCGTGTCCTTGGTGCTGCCGTGTCGACCCCCTGCTGGCCTGCCCCCTCCCATCATATTCTGGATGGACAATA ACTTCCAGAGGCTGCCTCAGAGCAGCAGGGTGTCCCAGTCCCTGAACGGAGACCTCTACTTCTCCAACGTTCTCCGAGAGGATTCCAGGAACGACTACATCTGCTACGCCcgcttcccacacacacagaccatcCAGCAGAAACAGCCCATCACCGTCAAGGTCCTCAACC TGGAAGCAATCAATGACACAATGGCAGCTTTTTACAATGAAACTGATTTGTTTAGTG AAGACCCAGTGGATGAGAGGAAGCCGACCTTCCTCATCCCATCTGGCTCCTCCAGCTCCCACACGGTGTTGAGAGGCCAGGTGCTGGAGATGGAGTGTATCGCAGAGGGACT GCCCACCCCAGAAATCTCCTGGATCAAATTGAGCGGCGATCTCCCGACCCAACGCATGTCCTACCTGTACTACCAGAAGAACCTGCGCATCGTGAACGTGTCGGCATCGGACGCGGGAGATTACCGCTGCAGCGCCAAGAACATGCTCGGCTCGGTGCACCACACCATCCACGTCTCTGTCAAAG CTTCTCCATATTGGATCGGCGGCGCTCCCAGGAACCTCGTCCTGGCTCCGGGAGAGAACGGCGTGCTGACCTGCAGGGCCAGTGGCACGCCCAAGCCCTCCATCACCTGGGCGATGAATGGCATCCCCATAGCGA ATTCCCCGAAGGATCTGAGCAGAAAGGTGGAAGAGGACACCATTATCTTCACGGACATACAGATGGGATCCAGCGCCGTCTACCAGTGTAACGTCTCCAATGACCACGGCTACCTCATGGCCAACGCCTTCGTCAATGTCCTCT CGGAGCCACCCAGAGTGCTGACGCCGGCCAACAAGGTCTACCAGGTCATCAAAAACCACCGGGCCCGGATAGACTGCGCTTTCTTTGGGTCACCCATCCCTAAAATTACATG gtTCAAAGACAGCCGCTCCAGCACCCTGGACGGAGATCCGTACATCCAGCATGACAACGGCACTTTAGAGATTCACACAGCTCAGGCCAGAAACAGCGGCAAATACACCTGCGCCGCCAGAAACATGCTGGGGATCTATGAGAATCACGTCtacctggaggtcaaag AACCCACCCGCATCTTGAAGCAGCCCGAGTACAAGGTGGTCCAGAGGGGCAGGTCGGTGGTGTTTGAGTGTAAAGTGAAACATGACCCCACACTCGTCCCCACCATGACCTGGCTCAAAGACGACGGAGAGCTCCCTGACGATGAGAG attaATCGTCGACTCTGACAGCCTCACCATCACTGACGTGACCGAGAGCGACGGGGGCGTGTACACCTGCATCATGAACACAACTCTGGACCACGACTCAGCCAGCGCAGAGCTCACCGTCGTCG AACGACCTGACCCCCCAACTGACCTGGAGCTGACGGaccagaagaagaggagcgtGCAGCTCACATGGACCCCCGGGGATGAGCATAACAGTCCAATTCAGA AATTTCTGATCCAGTATGACGACTCTCTGCACCACCGAGGTCACTGGCACAACCTCACCGAGGTCCCTGGAACCAGGACGACTGCTCACCTCAAGTTGTCTCCCTACGTGCACTACACCTTCAGGGTTTTGGCTCTCAATGCCATGGGCTTCAGTCGGCCCAGCTTCCCCTCCAGGATGTTTAAGACAGAAGCTGCAG CTCCAGACGAGAACCCTAAAGATGTTGAGGGATTTGGAACAGAGCATGACAATCTTGTAATCTCATGGAAG ccgctGACAGGGCTCCAGTCTAATGGCCCAGGGCTTCGTTATCGAGTAATGTGGAGGCAGAAGGCAGTGGAAAGTGATTGGACCACAGTGACTGTGTCCAATAACTCCCGGTTCGTCGTGTCTGGAACGCCCACGTTCGTACCATACGAGCTAAAAGTTCAGGCTGTGAACGACCACGGAGTTGGACCTGAGCCTGCTATCGCCCGCGGCTACTCAGGAGAGGACT TGCCGGTAGCAGCTCCAGAAAACGTTCAGGTGGTGGTGCTGAACAGCACTCTGGCCGAGGTGCACTGGGATCCTGTGCCTCATAAATTAATACGTGGGCATCTCAAAGGATACAAG GTGTACTACTGGAAAGAGCGCAGTCTCCACAAACACAACCCCTACCACATGGAGAAGCTGATCCTGATGTTCAGTGGGAACCACAGCCACGGCATGGTGCCCGGTCTGCACCCCTTCAGCGTCTACTCCTTCAACGTCAGAGTGTATAACGGCAAAGGAGAGGGTCCTGTGAGCCCCACCCAGCAGTTTGACACACCAGaaggag TACCTGGAGCTCCTACTTCCCTGATAGTCACCAACTCAAACCTGGACACCTTAACCCTTGAATGGAGTCCTCCCCATGATCGTAAAGGACGCATCACTGGCTACACCCTCAAATATCAGCCAG TCAATAACTCCAATGAGCTGGGCCCAGTGGAGGAGCTGGCCCTGCTCGCCAATGAGACCTCAGTCACTTTGCCCAACCTCAAGTACAGCACGCGCTACAAGTTTTATTTGAATGCCAAAACAGTCAGGGGAGCGGGCCCAGCCATTTCTCAGGAGGCTGTCACCATCGTGGATGAAG CTCTAATGTCACTGCTTGACGTAGATGTGGGCGAAG GAAGCACCCAATCCTCTCATCCCCTTGCACAGCCTCCTCCACACCGCCTCCCCGACGAGG CACTGCCGGTGAGTCCTTTCGGGAACGTTAGTTCCTCGGTTGGAGAGGATGGGCCCCTCATCAGTTGGGAGTACTGGGGCCCGGAGAAAAACGTTTATGTAGAGTACATGGTAGAAAACA GTGAAGGTGAACAGGAATGGCAGAAAGAGCCGGTGAACGGCTCTCAGAACGTTGTGCTGAAGGGCTTAAAGGGGGGCCTCTCCTATAGGGTGCGCTTGGTGGCCAAAGGTCACCACGACCAGCCGCTCCACCACTCCGAGGAGCTGTTGGTCACGGTTCCAG CTGTGGCGAGCAGACAGGTGGACATCGCCACTCAGGGATGGTTCATCGGCCTCATGTGTGCCATCGCTCTGCTCATCCtgatcctcctcatcatctgcTTCATCCAGAGGAATAAAGGAGGGAAATACCCCG TCAAAGAGAAGgaggacgcacacacagacccaGAGTTCCAGCCCATGAAAGAAGACGACTGCACTTTTGGGGAATACAG tgACAATGAGGACCATAAGCCGTTAAAAGGGAGCCGCACGCCGTCTAACGGGACAGTTAAGCGGGACGACAGTGACGACAGTTTAGTTGACTACGGGGAAGGAGGAGACGGACAGTTCAACGAGGACGGCTCGTTTATCGGCCAGTATAGCGGGAAGAGCGGCAGCAGGGACACGGCCGAGGGCCACGAGAGCTCGGAGGCCCCGTCCCCCATTAACACCATGAACTCCTTGAACTCATTTGTGTAG
- the LOC117763604 gene encoding neuronal cell adhesion molecule-like isoform X6: MMERRMDTALLVLLMGHLAAALEVPLDLLEELPQPPTITQQSPKDYIIDPRENIVIHCDAKGKPHPSFSWTRNGTHFDIDEDVNVVMRPHSGTLVVDISREKADHYEGVYQCTARNKHGTAVSHNIVIRQSRSPLWSKERIKQIVVQEGVSLVLPCRPPAGLPPPIIFWMDNNFQRLPQSSRVSQSLNGDLYFSNVLREDSRNDYICYARFPHTQTIQQKQPITVKVLNQDPVDERKPTFLIPSGSSSSHTVLRGQVLEMECIAEGLPTPEISWIKLSGDLPTQRMSYLYYQKNLRIVNVSASDAGDYRCSAKNMLGSVHHTIHVSVKASPYWIGGAPRNLVLAPGENGVLTCRASGTPKPSITWAMNGIPIANSPKDLSRKVEEDTIIFTDIQMGSSAVYQCNVSNDHGYLMANAFVNVLSEPPRVLTPANKVYQVIKNHRARIDCAFFGSPIPKITWFKDSRSSTLDGDPYIQHDNGTLEIHTAQARNSGKYTCAARNMLGIYENHVYLEVKEPTRILKQPEYKVVQRGRSVVFECKVKHDPTLVPTMTWLKDDGELPDDERLIVDSDSLTITDVTESDGGVYTCIMNTTLDHDSASAELTVVEATPTPAVVYERPDPPTDLELTDQKKRSVQLTWTPGDEHNSPIQKFLIQYDDSLHHRGHWHNLTEVPGTRTTAHLKLSPYVHYTFRVLALNAMGFSRPSFPSRMFKTEAAAPDENPKDVEGFGTEHDNLVISWKPLTGLQSNGPGLRYRVMWRQKAVESDWTTVTVSNNSRFVVSGTPTFVPYELKVQAVNDHGVGPEPAIARGYSGEDLPVAAPENVQVVVLNSTLAEVHWDPVPHKLIRGHLKGYKVYYWKERSLHKHNPYHMEKLILMFSGNHSHGMVPGLHPFSVYSFNVRVYNGKGEGPVSPTQQFDTPEGVPGAPTSLIVTNSNLDTLTLEWSPPHDRKGRITGYTLKYQPVNNSNELGPVEELALLANETSVTLPNLKYSTRYKFYLNAKTVRGAGPAISQEAVTIVDEALMSLLDVDVGEGSTQSSHPLAQPPPHRLPDEALPVSPFGNVSSSVGEDGPLISWEYWGPEKNVYVEYMVENSEGEQEWQKEPVNGSQNVVLKGLKGGLSYRVRLVAKGHHDQPLHHSEELLVTVPAVASRQVDIATQGWFIGLMCAIALLILILLIICFIQRNKGGKYPVKEKEDAHTDPEFQPMKEDDCTFGEYSDNEDHKPLKGSRTPSNGTVKRDDSDDSLVDYGEGGDGQFNEDGSFIGQYSGKSGSRDTAEGHESSEAPSPINTMNSLNSFV, translated from the exons atgatggagaggaggatggacaCAGCTCTGCTGGTGCTGTTAATGGGACACCTCGCTGCGGCGCTGGAGGTCCCACTCGACC TTCTGGAAGAAT TGCCACAGCCACCGACCATAACTCAGCAATCCCCCAAGGATTACATCATCGACCCGCGGGAGAACATAGTAATCCACTGTGATGCGAAGGGGAAGCCTCATCCCAG TTTCTCTTGGACGAGAAACGGGACGCATTTCGACATTGACGAGGACGTCAACGTGGTCATGAGGCCGCACTCCGGGACActggtggtggacatcagcagGGAGAAGGCTGATCACTACGAGGGGGTGTACCAGTGCACAGcgagaaacaaacatggaacTGCTGTTTCCCACAACATAGTCATACGACAGTCCA GATCCCCCTTGTGGTCAAAGGAGAGGATCAAGCAAATCGTCGTTCAGGAGGGCGTGTCCTTGGTGCTGCCGTGTCGACCCCCTGCTGGCCTGCCCCCTCCCATCATATTCTGGATGGACAATA ACTTCCAGAGGCTGCCTCAGAGCAGCAGGGTGTCCCAGTCCCTGAACGGAGACCTCTACTTCTCCAACGTTCTCCGAGAGGATTCCAGGAACGACTACATCTGCTACGCCcgcttcccacacacacagaccatcCAGCAGAAACAGCCCATCACCGTCAAGGTCCTCAACC AAGACCCAGTGGATGAGAGGAAGCCGACCTTCCTCATCCCATCTGGCTCCTCCAGCTCCCACACGGTGTTGAGAGGCCAGGTGCTGGAGATGGAGTGTATCGCAGAGGGACT GCCCACCCCAGAAATCTCCTGGATCAAATTGAGCGGCGATCTCCCGACCCAACGCATGTCCTACCTGTACTACCAGAAGAACCTGCGCATCGTGAACGTGTCGGCATCGGACGCGGGAGATTACCGCTGCAGCGCCAAGAACATGCTCGGCTCGGTGCACCACACCATCCACGTCTCTGTCAAAG CTTCTCCATATTGGATCGGCGGCGCTCCCAGGAACCTCGTCCTGGCTCCGGGAGAGAACGGCGTGCTGACCTGCAGGGCCAGTGGCACGCCCAAGCCCTCCATCACCTGGGCGATGAATGGCATCCCCATAGCGA ATTCCCCGAAGGATCTGAGCAGAAAGGTGGAAGAGGACACCATTATCTTCACGGACATACAGATGGGATCCAGCGCCGTCTACCAGTGTAACGTCTCCAATGACCACGGCTACCTCATGGCCAACGCCTTCGTCAATGTCCTCT CGGAGCCACCCAGAGTGCTGACGCCGGCCAACAAGGTCTACCAGGTCATCAAAAACCACCGGGCCCGGATAGACTGCGCTTTCTTTGGGTCACCCATCCCTAAAATTACATG gtTCAAAGACAGCCGCTCCAGCACCCTGGACGGAGATCCGTACATCCAGCATGACAACGGCACTTTAGAGATTCACACAGCTCAGGCCAGAAACAGCGGCAAATACACCTGCGCCGCCAGAAACATGCTGGGGATCTATGAGAATCACGTCtacctggaggtcaaag AACCCACCCGCATCTTGAAGCAGCCCGAGTACAAGGTGGTCCAGAGGGGCAGGTCGGTGGTGTTTGAGTGTAAAGTGAAACATGACCCCACACTCGTCCCCACCATGACCTGGCTCAAAGACGACGGAGAGCTCCCTGACGATGAGAG attaATCGTCGACTCTGACAGCCTCACCATCACTGACGTGACCGAGAGCGACGGGGGCGTGTACACCTGCATCATGAACACAACTCTGGACCACGACTCAGCCAGCGCAGAGCTCACCGTCGTCG AGGCCACGCCAACTCCAGCTGTTGTCTACG AACGACCTGACCCCCCAACTGACCTGGAGCTGACGGaccagaagaagaggagcgtGCAGCTCACATGGACCCCCGGGGATGAGCATAACAGTCCAATTCAGA AATTTCTGATCCAGTATGACGACTCTCTGCACCACCGAGGTCACTGGCACAACCTCACCGAGGTCCCTGGAACCAGGACGACTGCTCACCTCAAGTTGTCTCCCTACGTGCACTACACCTTCAGGGTTTTGGCTCTCAATGCCATGGGCTTCAGTCGGCCCAGCTTCCCCTCCAGGATGTTTAAGACAGAAGCTGCAG CTCCAGACGAGAACCCTAAAGATGTTGAGGGATTTGGAACAGAGCATGACAATCTTGTAATCTCATGGAAG ccgctGACAGGGCTCCAGTCTAATGGCCCAGGGCTTCGTTATCGAGTAATGTGGAGGCAGAAGGCAGTGGAAAGTGATTGGACCACAGTGACTGTGTCCAATAACTCCCGGTTCGTCGTGTCTGGAACGCCCACGTTCGTACCATACGAGCTAAAAGTTCAGGCTGTGAACGACCACGGAGTTGGACCTGAGCCTGCTATCGCCCGCGGCTACTCAGGAGAGGACT TGCCGGTAGCAGCTCCAGAAAACGTTCAGGTGGTGGTGCTGAACAGCACTCTGGCCGAGGTGCACTGGGATCCTGTGCCTCATAAATTAATACGTGGGCATCTCAAAGGATACAAG GTGTACTACTGGAAAGAGCGCAGTCTCCACAAACACAACCCCTACCACATGGAGAAGCTGATCCTGATGTTCAGTGGGAACCACAGCCACGGCATGGTGCCCGGTCTGCACCCCTTCAGCGTCTACTCCTTCAACGTCAGAGTGTATAACGGCAAAGGAGAGGGTCCTGTGAGCCCCACCCAGCAGTTTGACACACCAGaaggag TACCTGGAGCTCCTACTTCCCTGATAGTCACCAACTCAAACCTGGACACCTTAACCCTTGAATGGAGTCCTCCCCATGATCGTAAAGGACGCATCACTGGCTACACCCTCAAATATCAGCCAG TCAATAACTCCAATGAGCTGGGCCCAGTGGAGGAGCTGGCCCTGCTCGCCAATGAGACCTCAGTCACTTTGCCCAACCTCAAGTACAGCACGCGCTACAAGTTTTATTTGAATGCCAAAACAGTCAGGGGAGCGGGCCCAGCCATTTCTCAGGAGGCTGTCACCATCGTGGATGAAG CTCTAATGTCACTGCTTGACGTAGATGTGGGCGAAG GAAGCACCCAATCCTCTCATCCCCTTGCACAGCCTCCTCCACACCGCCTCCCCGACGAGG CACTGCCGGTGAGTCCTTTCGGGAACGTTAGTTCCTCGGTTGGAGAGGATGGGCCCCTCATCAGTTGGGAGTACTGGGGCCCGGAGAAAAACGTTTATGTAGAGTACATGGTAGAAAACA GTGAAGGTGAACAGGAATGGCAGAAAGAGCCGGTGAACGGCTCTCAGAACGTTGTGCTGAAGGGCTTAAAGGGGGGCCTCTCCTATAGGGTGCGCTTGGTGGCCAAAGGTCACCACGACCAGCCGCTCCACCACTCCGAGGAGCTGTTGGTCACGGTTCCAG CTGTGGCGAGCAGACAGGTGGACATCGCCACTCAGGGATGGTTCATCGGCCTCATGTGTGCCATCGCTCTGCTCATCCtgatcctcctcatcatctgcTTCATCCAGAGGAATAAAGGAGGGAAATACCCCG TCAAAGAGAAGgaggacgcacacacagacccaGAGTTCCAGCCCATGAAAGAAGACGACTGCACTTTTGGGGAATACAG tgACAATGAGGACCATAAGCCGTTAAAAGGGAGCCGCACGCCGTCTAACGGGACAGTTAAGCGGGACGACAGTGACGACAGTTTAGTTGACTACGGGGAAGGAGGAGACGGACAGTTCAACGAGGACGGCTCGTTTATCGGCCAGTATAGCGGGAAGAGCGGCAGCAGGGACACGGCCGAGGGCCACGAGAGCTCGGAGGCCCCGTCCCCCATTAACACCATGAACTCCTTGAACTCATTTGTGTAG